The genomic region TCCGAAATTGGCTTTTGACCAAAGGCTCAACCAACGATCGAGTTCATTGGGATACTCAGCCCCAAAAATTTCTGAAACACCAACGGAGATGTTAACTGACTTGATATCAAAGCGATCGCCCGAGGTGCTTTCTGTATAATCTCTTAAGCGATCATATTGTTCGGTGTAATATCTAACAATGGGTTCTGCGTCGATAACACCCATAAGCATGTCATTGGGGAGAGTTTGTAAGTTTGTTGATGGTTTTAGAATAAAATCTTTATTAGTCGATTTTTGAATTGTCTTTTGAACTTGTACGCTGACGTCAACTTCAAAAGTATTACGCTCAATGACTGTTGAAATCGCTTCGCGAACACGCTCAGAGATACGTTGTTCAAGTTGACTTTTTATCATGACATCTTCAGCGGTTCCAAATTGAGGCGCAGCTAGGGCTTGTGTAGTTGAGAAAAGTGCAATTGTGAAAAGGCTAAGTTGCCTGATCATTGCTTTTTCTCCTCAATCTTTGTTTTGATTGTAGAAATCATTTTAATTGATTCTTCATACGTTGGATCAACTTCAAGGGCTTTTTCGTACCACTTCATGCTTTCGCGATAGCGACTTTGTAAGTAATAAAAAGTACCTTTCATTGACATTGCTTTTACGAACCGTTTGTCAAGAAGCAGTGCCTTGTCGATTTCTTCATGAGCTCTATCAAAATCTGCTTTTTGTGCGAATTTTTGTGAATTAAAAAGATGCTGCACCATGATGCTGGCGATATCGCGATTTACAGCAGTAGATTCCATTTTGTAAGAGATATTTGTTCTAAATGTTGCAAAGTAGCTGACAGGCATTAAA from Oligoflexia bacterium harbors:
- a CDS encoding tetratricopeptide repeat protein; amino-acid sequence: MTSEPTGATVSVRKAGSSEKTNLGVTPLEITTHEILSNAKIDPASPAPFEFLIEKEGFLEQKVLMPVSYFATFRTNISYKMESTAVNRDIASIMVQHLFNSQKFAQKADFDRAHEEIDKALLLDKRFVKAMSMKGTFYYLQSRYRESMKWYEKALEVDPTYEESIKMISTIKTKIEEKKQ